A region of Maribacter algicola DNA encodes the following proteins:
- a CDS encoding DUF4159 domain-containing protein, with protein sequence MSNDFFFTRLQYESGDWDVDQRMPSNLLNSLVEYTTLQVNTAENIVPLASDDIFKCPFCYLSGHKLVQFSKKEGENFKKYVDNGGFVFVDDCNHDIDGLFAKSFERQMGELFGNDALVKLPNDHELYTIFFDFEDGPPTTSQELNGWGDDLVHEYLKAIEVNGRIGVLYSNKDYGCEWDYDFRNKRWYKNDNTRFGVNIVMYALTS encoded by the coding sequence GGACCAACGAATGCCCTCCAACCTGCTCAATTCCTTGGTCGAGTATACGACCCTGCAGGTTAATACCGCAGAGAATATAGTTCCCTTGGCCAGTGATGATATTTTCAAATGTCCCTTTTGTTATCTATCTGGCCATAAATTGGTGCAGTTCTCAAAAAAGGAAGGGGAAAACTTTAAAAAGTACGTTGATAATGGCGGTTTTGTCTTTGTGGACGATTGTAACCATGACATCGATGGGCTTTTTGCAAAATCCTTTGAGCGGCAAATGGGGGAGCTGTTCGGGAACGATGCTTTGGTGAAACTTCCCAACGATCATGAACTGTACACCATCTTTTTTGATTTTGAGGATGGGCCTCCTACTACTTCCCAAGAATTGAACGGTTGGGGAGACGATTTGGTTCATGAATACCTAAAGGCGATCGAGGTCAACGGAAGAATAGGGGTCTTGTATAGCAATAAGGATTATGGCTGTGAATGGGATTATGATTTTAGAAATAAAAGGTGGTACAAGAACGACAATACCCGGTTTGGGGTCAACATTGTAATGTATGCACTAACATCTTAA
- a CDS encoding AAA family ATPase has product MDKNLMAAEQEVKKLTDKLPLLKKEIGKVIVGQEETIEHMLITFLAGGHALLEGVPGLAKTLLIKTISQAIDLKFNRIQFTPDLMPSDIVGTEILEEDHSTGKKFFKFNKGPIFANIVLADEINRTPPKTQAALLEAMQEFEVTYSGKTYEMDRPFFILATQNPIEQSGTFPLPEAQQDRFLFYIKIGYPSAKEEETILKNTTGTHRPKVEKIISGPEIIRLQELVREVYISDDLIGYVSDLVRATRPETSNSDFVKQWVGWGAGPRAGQAMILTAKARALQEGRFSVTIQDLKHVAYPVLRHRVIVNFRAEAEGIDSDKVTQELLEQIKPQIVSL; this is encoded by the coding sequence ATGGATAAAAATTTAATGGCGGCGGAACAGGAAGTAAAGAAATTGACGGATAAACTACCGTTGCTGAAAAAGGAAATAGGAAAGGTCATAGTGGGGCAGGAGGAAACCATAGAGCATATGCTCATCACTTTTCTCGCAGGTGGCCATGCCCTTTTGGAAGGTGTGCCCGGACTTGCCAAGACCCTATTGATCAAAACAATCTCCCAGGCAATCGACTTAAAGTTCAACAGGATTCAGTTCACCCCAGACCTAATGCCTTCTGATATCGTGGGCACCGAAATATTAGAAGAAGACCACTCCACGGGCAAAAAATTCTTTAAGTTCAACAAGGGACCCATTTTTGCCAATATCGTTTTGGCCGATGAAATAAACAGGACCCCTCCAAAGACCCAGGCCGCTTTGTTGGAGGCCATGCAGGAATTTGAAGTGACGTACTCCGGGAAGACCTATGAAATGGACCGACCCTTTTTTATTTTGGCGACGCAGAATCCCATTGAACAATCGGGTACGTTTCCCCTACCCGAAGCGCAACAGGATCGTTTTCTTTTTTATATAAAGATTGGCTACCCGTCAGCAAAAGAAGAAGAGACGATCTTAAAAAATACCACGGGCACCCATCGGCCCAAAGTGGAAAAAATCATCAGTGGACCGGAAATCATCCGCTTGCAGGAACTGGTCCGTGAGGTATATATCAGCGATGATCTTATAGGTTACGTAAGCGATTTGGTGCGGGCCACACGCCCTGAAACCTCCAATTCCGATTTTGTAAAACAGTGGGTAGGTTGGGGCGCAGGACCCAGGGCAGGTCAGGCCATGATCTTGACAGCCAAGGCCAGAGCCTTGCAGGAAGGCCGCTTTTCGGTTACCATACAGGACCTAAAACATGTTGCCTACCCGGTTTTGAGACATAGGGTCATCGTGAACTTTAGGGCAGAGGCCGAAGGCATAGATTCGGACAAGGTCACCCAAGAATTATTGGAACAAATTAAACCTCAAATAGTTTCTCTTTGA
- a CDS encoding DUF58 domain-containing protein, protein MKTDYRELFQPQIINSVSGLALIARVIVDGFMSGSHQSRRVGPGQEFSQYRGYQPGDDMRLLDWKMLARSGRYYIKEADIDTQVNVKFIVDTSASMLHEEAGLRKIDFVRVLVASLAYLSHNQGDMVGLYALNNSGLQSVYPAAHKKHYNRIIYELIEMKVGGAWPANLEDLEKVHQRTQKELLFVITDMHESGIELTHWIQNLKTSRNEVVVLQILGENELEFKYAGALVFEDLETGKRVKVDAKSAKDAYLKSLEANLSGIKNEFLSRNISYELFSLNSPIAQALQLFLKKRIALK, encoded by the coding sequence TTGAAGACCGACTACAGGGAACTTTTTCAACCTCAAATAATCAACAGTGTATCTGGCTTAGCGTTGATCGCAAGGGTCATTGTTGATGGTTTTATGTCTGGTTCCCATCAGAGTAGACGTGTTGGTCCTGGGCAGGAATTCAGTCAGTATCGCGGGTATCAACCCGGCGATGATATGCGCCTTTTGGACTGGAAAATGTTGGCCCGGTCTGGACGCTATTATATAAAGGAGGCCGATATTGACACCCAGGTCAACGTAAAGTTCATTGTGGATACCAGCGCCTCCATGCTACACGAGGAAGCGGGCCTTAGGAAAATCGATTTTGTAAGGGTGCTCGTCGCATCGCTGGCCTATCTTTCCCATAACCAAGGCGATATGGTGGGGCTTTATGCGCTTAACAATTCCGGATTACAGAGTGTCTATCCGGCAGCGCACAAGAAACATTATAATCGGATTATATATGAATTGATCGAAATGAAGGTGGGGGGAGCGTGGCCCGCAAATCTTGAAGATCTGGAAAAAGTCCATCAAAGAACCCAAAAGGAATTATTGTTCGTTATTACTGACATGCATGAATCGGGTATCGAATTGACCCATTGGATCCAAAATCTGAAGACTTCCAGAAACGAAGTGGTGGTATTGCAAATACTTGGTGAAAACGAACTTGAATTCAAGTATGCCGGGGCATTGGTTTTTGAGGATTTGGAAACTGGAAAGAGAGTGAAGGTAGATGCTAAAAGTGCGAAAGATGCCTATCTAAAATCCTTGGAAGCAAATTTATCGGGAATTAAAAACGAATTCCTTTCCCGCAATATCAGTTATGAATTGTTCAGCTTGAACAGCCCAATAGCCCAGGCACTACAATTATTTTTAAAGAAAAGAATCGCTTTGAAATAA
- a CDS encoding BatA domain-containing protein: MTFLQPTYLWALFSLAIPLVIHLLNRGDVRTIKVGSVKYLKEFDTKQSRKIKLNELLLLLLRMLLLALVTISMAEPRWKINTPKAPITYFIEPSLADEAGFMSFLDSLPQNNVKWFSQGFPEFGVEVNPQETVHYWQLAQKLHEVPSDSFVVFTKGLVKGIQGARPLLAQKVRWVVLENEHRIDETIAARNVGDSVQLYQVTSSSLLTDLKIETFTNTDSRIVSMDRDTLGWKESGRIFKIPFVKNDTLDVLIAYDEAHSKEMHYFSASLKAIGQYGKQAIRQQKLDSAVKFEEQESLDLLIWLRSDKVPSIKQPTIAMVEDSLASSLLEKTEFKNRYHLTRKLNIQNSLEGNLTNALASILLPNDTVSQKMNAWDGRVVQEAAMATNFSNEEIGQQRPKNMDISPWIWLPIVLVLVTERILAKLRKQ; this comes from the coding sequence ATGACGTTCCTGCAACCTACATATCTTTGGGCTCTTTTTTCCTTGGCAATTCCGTTGGTTATACATTTGTTGAACAGGGGGGACGTAAGGACCATAAAAGTAGGAAGTGTCAAATATCTTAAAGAGTTCGATACCAAGCAATCCAGAAAAATCAAACTCAATGAGCTGTTATTACTCCTTTTGAGAATGCTTTTATTGGCTCTGGTTACAATATCCATGGCAGAACCTAGATGGAAAATAAATACCCCAAAAGCACCAATTACCTATTTTATTGAACCTTCATTGGCAGATGAAGCAGGGTTTATGTCCTTTTTGGATTCCCTTCCCCAAAACAATGTGAAATGGTTTTCCCAAGGTTTTCCAGAATTTGGGGTTGAGGTGAACCCACAGGAAACGGTTCACTATTGGCAACTTGCCCAGAAATTACACGAAGTTCCTTCCGATAGTTTTGTGGTCTTTACAAAGGGACTTGTTAAAGGCATACAAGGCGCCAGACCCTTGTTGGCCCAGAAGGTTCGTTGGGTCGTTTTGGAAAATGAACATAGGATTGACGAAACCATAGCGGCCAGGAACGTTGGGGATTCTGTTCAATTGTATCAAGTCACTAGTAGTTCCCTTTTGACAGATTTGAAAATAGAGACCTTCACCAATACGGATAGCCGGATAGTTTCCATGGACAGGGATACCCTTGGGTGGAAGGAATCGGGAAGAATCTTTAAAATTCCGTTTGTAAAAAATGACACCCTCGACGTGCTCATAGCCTATGACGAGGCACATTCGAAGGAGATGCACTATTTTTCGGCTTCCCTAAAGGCCATTGGGCAATATGGTAAGCAAGCGATCCGTCAGCAAAAACTGGACAGCGCGGTGAAGTTTGAGGAACAAGAATCATTGGATCTATTGATTTGGTTGCGGAGCGATAAAGTGCCCAGTATCAAACAGCCCACGATAGCAATGGTAGAGGATTCCTTGGCCAGTTCATTATTGGAAAAAACGGAGTTCAAAAATAGGTACCACCTTACAAGAAAATTGAACATACAGAATAGCCTGGAAGGCAATCTGACCAATGCCTTGGCAAGCATACTGCTACCAAATGATACGGTATCCCAAAAAATGAACGCTTGGGATGGGCGTGTAGTGCAGGAGGCAGCAATGGCCACCAATTTTTCCAATGAAGAGATTGGACAACAACGCCCCAAAAACATGGATATTTCCCCTTGGATCTGGTTGCCCATTGTTCTGGTATTGGTAACGGAGAGAATACTTGCTAAACTAAGGAAGCAATGA
- a CDS encoding tryptophan-rich sensory protein: MREPKEILRRALNKWRLIRGAEVLVTGFAAGMSTYFLFSNAMVAMACFVGVLLVAMLYVKPWKYTLEHICSRVDETITPMEYSTALILANESELPLLSKIQRIRAGETLKRHQREIRFKNSLLPITGLSLIAVLGAWLLHVLGVFQIDHTATQIPGTDVVNFKRLDAVNNEMIPPKIGKQEIHIAYPNYTQMPDEFTTQMNLRVLEGSRVSWNIAFDQPLKGVQIQIGEDSLRMDFRNNSYSKTMVVDYANFYAIKFQDSLGKAYLSDLFALEAYKDEPPVIEIEGLPQFSSFDFEGPQKLAFTTQLKDDFGLTDVAIIATVSKGSGESVKFREERLGFDTKLSHGTKRQDFSKTLNLRELKMEPGDELYFYVEAIDNKQPRPNISRTETFFSVIKDTVTDQFAVEGTLGADLMPDYFRSQRQLIIDTEKLIADKPVIETKEFNFRSNELGFDQKALRIKYGEFMGDESEGGPVVTEVETVTAEDPLAEYTHDHDGSNEHNLVAEEHDHEDHANEGDEENPLEAYVHNHEDPEASTLFAQSLKSKLKQAMAEMWDAELYLRLFQPEKSLPYQYKALKLIQEIKNSARIYVHRIGFDPPPIKEDKRLTGDLKEIGNFSKDETLDNEDLYEGIRNAVARLEILLDTDMKITKADRELFNKAGNELARKAIEEPGSYLETLQMVKWLSQSENSTEQQLKSALKGLYQVLPKRQRLPYKDGRYDNQLNNLFIEALDVE; the protein is encoded by the coding sequence ATGAGGGAGCCTAAGGAAATTTTACGTAGGGCATTGAATAAATGGCGGTTGATCAGGGGTGCCGAGGTGCTCGTAACGGGCTTTGCCGCCGGTATGTCCACGTATTTTCTCTTTTCAAATGCAATGGTGGCAATGGCCTGTTTTGTAGGAGTGCTTTTGGTTGCCATGCTCTATGTAAAACCTTGGAAATACACCCTTGAGCATATCTGTTCCCGTGTAGATGAAACCATTACACCTATGGAATATAGTACGGCACTGATATTGGCAAATGAAAGCGAATTGCCCCTCTTGTCCAAAATTCAACGGATACGGGCAGGTGAAACCCTTAAAAGGCATCAAAGGGAGATCCGCTTCAAAAATTCCCTCCTGCCTATAACCGGATTATCACTAATCGCTGTTTTGGGAGCTTGGTTACTCCATGTTTTGGGTGTTTTTCAAATAGATCATACTGCGACACAGATACCAGGGACCGATGTGGTGAATTTTAAGAGATTGGATGCTGTCAATAATGAAATGATACCCCCAAAAATTGGCAAACAGGAAATTCACATTGCCTATCCAAACTACACCCAAATGCCCGATGAATTTACGACCCAAATGAACTTGCGTGTCCTGGAGGGCTCTAGGGTATCTTGGAACATCGCCTTTGACCAACCTTTGAAAGGGGTACAAATACAGATCGGTGAAGATTCGCTCCGCATGGATTTTAGAAATAATTCCTATTCAAAAACCATGGTGGTCGATTATGCCAATTTTTATGCTATCAAATTTCAGGATTCACTGGGCAAGGCCTATCTATCCGATTTGTTCGCTTTGGAGGCCTATAAGGATGAACCGCCCGTAATAGAAATAGAGGGTTTGCCGCAGTTCAGCTCTTTTGACTTTGAAGGCCCCCAAAAATTGGCTTTTACTACACAATTAAAGGATGATTTTGGCCTGACCGATGTCGCCATTATCGCCACGGTGAGCAAAGGAAGTGGGGAATCCGTTAAGTTTAGGGAGGAGCGGTTGGGCTTTGATACAAAACTGAGTCATGGAACAAAACGTCAGGATTTCAGCAAGACCCTCAATTTAAGAGAGCTGAAAATGGAACCGGGAGATGAACTCTATTTTTATGTGGAGGCTATTGACAACAAACAGCCTAGACCAAATATTTCCAGGACGGAAACATTCTTTTCGGTCATAAAGGATACCGTAACAGATCAATTTGCCGTAGAAGGTACTTTGGGAGCCGATCTTATGCCCGATTATTTCAGGAGCCAACGCCAATTGATTATCGACACGGAAAAATTGATTGCGGACAAACCGGTCATTGAAACAAAGGAGTTCAACTTTAGGAGCAATGAGCTGGGCTTTGACCAAAAGGCCCTTCGTATAAAATATGGTGAGTTTATGGGCGATGAAAGCGAGGGTGGTCCGGTGGTTACTGAAGTTGAAACCGTGACGGCAGAAGACCCCTTAGCGGAGTATACCCATGACCATGATGGGTCCAATGAGCACAACCTAGTTGCCGAGGAACACGATCATGAAGATCATGCTAATGAAGGCGACGAAGAAAACCCCTTAGAAGCCTATGTGCACAATCATGAGGACCCAGAGGCATCCACCCTGTTCGCCCAGTCCTTAAAGAGCAAATTAAAGCAGGCTATGGCAGAGATGTGGGATGCCGAATTGTATCTGCGACTTTTTCAACCGGAAAAATCCCTGCCCTATCAGTACAAGGCCTTAAAACTGATACAGGAAATAAAGAACAGCGCGCGCATTTACGTGCATAGAATCGGGTTTGATCCGCCTCCTATAAAAGAGGACAAGCGCCTTACAGGTGACCTAAAGGAAATAGGGAATTTTTCCAAGGACGAAACGCTGGATAACGAAGATCTTTACGAAGGCATACGAAACGCGGTGGCACGTCTAGAAATTTTGTTGGATACGGATATGAAAATTACCAAAGCCGATCGGGAACTGTTCAATAAAGCGGGGAACGAACTGGCGCGAAAGGCCATAGAAGAGCCGGGCAGCTATTTGGAGACCCTTCAAATGGTCAAATGGTTGTCCCAATCTGAAAATAGTACTGAACAGCAATTGAAAAGTGCCCTAAAAGGTCTGTATCAAGTCCTACCTAAAAGGCAAAGATTGCCATACAAGGATGGGCGTTATGATAATCAATTGAACAATCTATTTATAGAAGCGTTGGATGTGGAGTAA
- a CDS encoding type III pantothenate kinase: MNLVVDIGNTFVKFAVFDNKTLVFDERFKLGEFATRVKKLFKAYSSIDKAIYASVGATDKKYWNVLTLFCKVHVLSHQSKVPFKNSYATPQTLGIDRIALATGAFYHAPQRNTLVIDAGTCITYDMVNDFGEYIGGAISPGLEMRYRAMHQQTSALPLLQVEAPLDLIGNTTNSSMHSGVVNGVCAELDGIIDQYATRFKDLTVILTGGDTHFLSKRLKNTIFADSKFLLKGLNYLLEYNKH; the protein is encoded by the coding sequence ATGAATTTAGTCGTTGATATTGGGAATACCTTTGTAAAATTTGCAGTTTTCGACAATAAGACCCTTGTTTTTGATGAGCGCTTCAAGTTAGGGGAATTTGCCACTAGGGTGAAAAAACTTTTTAAGGCGTATTCTAGTATTGACAAGGCGATTTATGCATCGGTAGGTGCTACGGACAAAAAATACTGGAACGTTCTGACATTGTTCTGCAAGGTACATGTGCTATCCCACCAGTCCAAAGTACCCTTCAAAAACAGTTATGCAACGCCCCAGACCTTGGGTATAGATAGAATCGCCTTGGCTACGGGGGCATTTTATCATGCACCCCAAAGGAATACCTTGGTCATCGATGCCGGTACCTGTATAACGTATGATATGGTGAACGATTTTGGTGAGTATATTGGCGGGGCCATCTCACCGGGGTTGGAAATGCGATATAGGGCCATGCACCAACAGACTTCGGCCTTGCCACTTCTGCAAGTAGAGGCCCCTTTGGACTTGATTGGGAATACAACAAACAGCAGTATGCATAGCGGAGTCGTTAACGGCGTCTGTGCCGAATTGGACGGAATTATTGATCAATATGCAACCAGATTTAAAGATTTAACAGTTATTTTAACAGGGGGTGATACTCATTTTTTGTCTAAAAGACTAAAAAATACCATCTTTGCGGATTCCAAATTCCTGCTAAAGGGACTTAATTATTTGCTGGAATACAACAAGCACTAA
- a CDS encoding tetratricopeptide repeat protein, with translation MKTKLYFTAIMFLGMMGVSNAQAQNPECMTNLSIFSEHAKVKNYEAAYEPWKKTYEACPQLNNAIYVYGERILNDKIEKSSGAEKEGYINELLGLYDNKLVHFSSKTSEGETMVDKAMVKYDNKMAGDSEMYAMLSEAFTKDRDNFTNPKALYLYFSSLVDLHDAGKKELQEVFDVYDEVTAKIDEENDKLTDNIAKLLPKEEAGTLTSKEKRSLKVYNSYSENYGKIAGSIDSKLGKLADCENLIPLYEKSFEEKKGDVKWVKAAVGRMYSKECTEDPMFKKLVEVQAQLDPSADTYVYLGSLKKSSGDTNGAVADYNKALELETDAKKKSNIAYKIATSYTKSSRSTARSYAQKAIDANPANGRAYLLIASLYAGSANECGSTPFEKRAIYWKAADMARQAGRVDPALSGRASQAATSYNAKAPTKEMIFSSGMAGQTVSFSCWVGGSIKVPAL, from the coding sequence ATGAAAACTAAACTTTACTTCACGGCAATTATGTTCCTTGGGATGATGGGAGTAAGTAATGCACAGGCGCAAAATCCTGAATGTATGACGAACTTGTCCATATTTTCAGAGCATGCAAAGGTAAAAAACTATGAAGCGGCCTATGAGCCATGGAAAAAGACATATGAAGCCTGTCCTCAATTGAATAATGCCATTTATGTTTATGGAGAGCGTATTCTGAATGATAAAATAGAAAAATCTTCAGGAGCGGAGAAAGAAGGCTATATCAATGAGCTTTTGGGGCTATACGACAATAAGTTGGTTCATTTTTCTTCCAAAACCAGTGAAGGGGAAACCATGGTGGACAAAGCTATGGTTAAGTATGATAACAAAATGGCCGGTGATTCGGAAATGTATGCAATGTTATCAGAGGCCTTTACCAAGGATAGGGACAATTTTACCAATCCGAAGGCTTTGTACCTTTATTTCTCAAGCTTGGTAGACTTACACGATGCAGGGAAAAAGGAATTACAGGAAGTTTTTGATGTTTACGATGAGGTAACCGCAAAAATCGACGAAGAAAATGATAAGTTGACGGATAATATTGCCAAATTACTTCCCAAGGAAGAAGCAGGTACTTTGACCTCGAAAGAGAAAAGGTCCTTAAAGGTGTATAATTCGTATTCTGAAAATTACGGTAAAATTGCCGGTAGTATAGATTCCAAATTAGGTAAGTTGGCGGATTGTGAGAATCTGATTCCATTGTACGAAAAAAGTTTTGAGGAAAAGAAGGGTGATGTAAAATGGGTAAAGGCAGCCGTAGGTAGAATGTACAGTAAAGAATGCACCGAAGACCCAATGTTCAAAAAGTTGGTTGAGGTTCAAGCACAACTCGATCCCTCTGCGGATACTTATGTTTACTTAGGTTCCTTAAAAAAATCCAGTGGCGATACCAATGGTGCTGTTGCGGATTACAACAAAGCATTGGAATTGGAAACGGATGCTAAAAAGAAGTCAAATATTGCGTATAAAATTGCCACTAGTTATACGAAATCGAGTAGGTCGACCGCAAGAAGCTATGCACAAAAAGCGATTGATGCCAACCCGGCAAACGGTAGGGCTTACTTGTTGATTGCTAGTTTATATGCCGGTAGTGCCAATGAATGTGGAAGCACTCCTTTTGAGAAGCGTGCCATTTATTGGAAAGCTGCGGACATGGCCAGACAGGCAGGTAGGGTAGACCCCGCCTTAAGTGGAAGGGCAAGCCAGGCTGCTACAAGTTACAATGCCAAGGCACCAACCAAGGAAATGATCTTTAGTTCTGGGATGGCCGGGCAAACCGTATCCTTCTCTTGTTGGGTGGGCGGCAGCATTAAGGTACCAGCATTATAA
- the lptC gene encoding LPS export ABC transporter periplasmic protein LptC, translating into MTIHAVKICTGIAMVSMAMLFFSCKDNYKRVGEEAKKEIFPQGVAENFVLTYTEMQENLSAEDTGASKVLAVISGPLRNDFENLAFPHQTFPEGLLVEIFNERNERTTIEADYGIYYTATAIIDLQGNVIIKGHDGKKLEAPQLYYDQENEWAFTQEKFKFTNPEDGTVMDGEGMDIKKDLTFLNAHKTFGLMLIKEDKDD; encoded by the coding sequence ATGACAATACATGCTGTGAAAATATGTACGGGCATTGCCATGGTTTCCATGGCAATGCTTTTTTTTTCATGTAAGGATAATTACAAACGGGTAGGGGAAGAAGCCAAAAAGGAGATTTTTCCACAGGGGGTCGCTGAAAATTTTGTCCTGACCTATACGGAGATGCAAGAGAACCTAAGCGCGGAGGATACGGGTGCTTCTAAGGTACTGGCCGTTATATCGGGGCCCTTGCGAAATGATTTTGAGAATTTGGCATTCCCCCATCAGACCTTTCCAGAAGGACTATTGGTTGAAATTTTTAATGAACGGAATGAAAGAACGACCATTGAGGCAGATTACGGAATTTACTACACGGCAACGGCTATAATCGACCTTCAGGGAAATGTGATAATCAAGGGACACGATGGTAAAAAATTGGAAGCTCCACAGTTGTATTACGACCAGGAAAACGAGTGGGCATTTACCCAAGAAAAGTTTAAGTTTACAAACCCGGAGGATGGGACCGTTATGGACGGTGAGGGAATGGATATAAAGAAGGACCTTACCTTTTTGAACGCCCATAAAACCTTTGGTCTAATGTTGATTAAAGAAGATAAAGATGATTAA
- a CDS encoding hemolysin family protein: METSIVIIVLSLVFSAFFSGMEIAFVSANKIHIEIEKKQAGLLAKVLTRLTKRPSKFIATMLIGNNIALVVYGLFMGEVLMNWFLGMNTQNKVLRIFLTDFSLLSQTIISTLVILITAEFLPKVLFQIYANSLLKMLAIPAYIFYLIFSIVSDFVIYISDIILKYIFRTSGDEVQLAFTKLELGDYITEQMETVEAEDEVDSEIQIFQNALEFAEVKAREVMVPRTEITAVEIHETPKNLAKLFTETGYSKILIFKDTIDNVIGYVHSYELFKKPKTIKSILLPVEFVPETMLIQDILNVLIKKRKSMAVVLDEYGGTSGLMTVEDIVEELFGEIEDEHDTTDLKEEQIDERNFLFSARLEVDYVNENYKLELPIGDEFETLGGLLVHQIGKIPESAAEIVVQNYKFTVLEVSNTKIDLVSLEVLKDD; this comes from the coding sequence GTGGAAACTAGTATTGTAATTATTGTACTTTCCTTGGTATTTTCCGCTTTTTTCTCAGGAATGGAAATCGCTTTCGTTTCCGCGAACAAGATTCATATTGAAATTGAGAAGAAACAGGCCGGTCTTCTTGCAAAAGTGCTAACCCGTCTTACAAAAAGGCCTTCCAAATTTATAGCCACAATGCTCATTGGCAATAACATAGCCTTGGTCGTGTATGGACTTTTTATGGGAGAGGTGCTCATGAATTGGTTTTTGGGCATGAATACTCAAAATAAGGTTCTCAGGATTTTTTTAACGGATTTTAGCCTGTTGTCCCAAACCATTATTTCCACCTTGGTAATACTCATCACAGCAGAGTTCTTGCCAAAGGTTTTGTTCCAGATTTATGCCAACAGTCTTTTGAAAATGTTGGCCATACCTGCCTATATATTTTATTTGATATTTAGTATCGTTTCTGATTTTGTCATTTATATTTCTGACATTATTCTAAAATATATTTTTCGTACATCTGGGGACGAAGTGCAATTGGCCTTTACCAAATTGGAATTGGGCGATTATATCACGGAGCAAATGGAAACCGTAGAGGCGGAAGACGAGGTAGATTCTGAAATCCAGATTTTTCAGAATGCCCTTGAGTTTGCCGAGGTCAAGGCCCGTGAGGTTATGGTTCCAAGGACGGAAATTACTGCCGTGGAAATTCATGAAACACCTAAAAATTTGGCCAAGTTGTTCACGGAGACGGGATATTCCAAAATTCTTATATTTAAGGATACCATTGATAATGTAATTGGTTATGTTCATTCTTATGAACTTTTTAAAAAACCAAAAACGATCAAAAGTATACTCCTGCCCGTAGAGTTCGTTCCGGAAACCATGCTTATTCAAGATATTCTAAATGTCCTTATCAAAAAGCGAAAGAGCATGGCCGTGGTTCTTGACGAATATGGCGGAACTTCCGGTTTGATGACTGTGGAGGATATCGTAGAGGAGCTTTTTGGTGAAATTGAGGATGAACATGATACCACCGATCTTAAGGAAGAACAGATAGATGAACGGAATTTTTTGTTTTCGGCACGATTGGAGGTTGATTATGTAAACGAGAACTATAAATTGGAACTGCCCATTGGGGACGAATTCGAAACACTGGGTGGACTTTTGGTCCATCAAATAGGGAAAATTCCGGAAAGTGCGGCAGAAATTGTAGTGCAAAACTATAAGTTTACCGTACTTGAGGTCTCGAACACCAAAATAGACTTGGTTTCCCTGGAAGTTTTAAAGGATGATTGA